In Vigna radiata chloroplast, complete genome, one DNA window encodes the following:
- the atpF gene encoding ATP synthase CF0 subunit I, whose translation MKNITDSFLCLGSWPSAGSFVFNTDILATNPINLSVVLGLLVFFGKGVLRDLLDNRKQKIWKTIRNSEELQENAIEQLEKAQARLRKVETEADLFRVNGYSEIKREKLNLINSIYTTLEQLENYKNEAIDFEQQRVINQVRQRVLQQALQGALGTLNSCLNNELHLRTVSANIGMFGMMK comes from the exons ATGAAAAATATAACCGATTCTTTCCTTTGTTTGGGCTCCTGGCCATCCGCCGGAAGTTTCGTGTTTAATACCGATATTTTAGCAACAAATCCAATAAATCTTAGTGTAGTGTTAGGTCTACTGGTTTTTTTTGGAAAGGGAGTG TTACGTGATTTATTAGATAATCGAAAACAGAAAATCTGGAAAACTATTCGAAACTCAGAAGAATTACAGGAAAACGCCATTGAACAGCTCGAAAAAGCCCAGGCTCGCTTAAGGAAAGTTGAAACAGAAGCAGATCTGTTTCGGGTGAATGGCTATTCTGAGATCAAACGAGAAAAATTGAATTTAATTAATTCAATTTATACGACTTTGGAACAATTAGAAAATTACAAAAACGAAGCCATTGATTTTGAACAACAAAGAGTTATTAATCAAGTTCGACAGCGGGTTTTACAACAAGCCTTACAGGGAGCTCTAGGAACTCTAAATAGTTGCTTGAACAACGAGTTACATTTACGTACTGTCAGTGCTAATATTGGCATGTTTGGGATGATGAAATAA
- the rpoC2 gene encoding RNA polymerase beta' subunit, which produces MAERTNLMFHNKVIGGTAIKRLISRLIDHFGMAYTSHILDQVKTLGFRQATATSISLGIDDLLTIPSKGWLVRDAEHQNLILEKQHHYGNVHAVEKLRQSIEIWYATSEYFRQEMNPNFRMTDPFNPVHIMSFSGARGNASQVHQLVGMRGLMSDPQGQMIDLPIQSNLREGLSLTEYIISCYGARKGVVDTAVRTSDAGYLTRRLVEVVQHIVIRRTDCGTIRGISVNTQNEMMPERSWTQTLIGRVLADDIYRGSRCIAIRNQDIGIGLFNRLKTFQTQPISIRTPFTCRNTSWICRLCYGQSPTQGHLVELGEAVGIIAGQSIGEPGTQLTLRTFHTGGVFTGGTAEQVRAPYNGKIKFNEDLVHPTRTRHGHPAFLCYIDLYVSIENGDIIHNVTIPPKSFVLVQNNQYVKSEQVIAEILAGTYTLNFKEKVRKHVYSDLEGEMHWSTDVYHASEFKYSNVHILPKTSHLWILSGKSDRSASVSFSTRKDQDQLNIHYLSTGERDICNLLASNNKVRHKLFRFNPSYKKERRISDYSKNNQIICKDHCHFTHPAIFHDTTDLLAKRRRNRFIIPFQFQSIQEQDKALMLASSISIEIPIHGIFRRNSIFAYFDDPQYRTQSSGITKYRTIDINYIFKKEDFLIEYPGIKELKTKYQIKVDQFFFIPEEVYILPEFSSIMVRNNSIIEVDTPITVNIRSKVSGLVRLEKKKKKIQLKIFSGNIYFPGEMDKISRHSAMLIPPRTVKKNSKGSKKKMKNWIYAQWITIMKKKYFVLVRPVILYEIADRINLIQFFSQDMLQERDNLELQVINYILSGNGKSIRGISNSNTSIQLVRTCLVLNWDEDKKLSSIEKGHASFVELSIKGLVRYFLKMDLVKSHISYIRKRKDPLSSRFILDNELDWTNINPFFSMDPREKVQQSLSKNHGTIHMLLNRNEKCRSLIILSSSNCFQIRSFHDGKYSNGIKEEMNPIQRDPLIPIQNSLGPLGIALQVANFYFYFLITHNQISINKNWQLDKLKKTFQVLKYYLIDENEIIYKSDLSSNILLNPFYLNWHFFHHNSCEKKTFPIISIGQFICENVCIVQTKNEPHLKSGQILTVQMDSVGIRSANPYLATPGTTVHGHYGEILSEGDILVTFIYQKSRSGDITQGLPKVEQVLEVRSIDSISINLEKRVDTWNGRITRILGIPWGFFISAELTIAQSRISLVNQIQKVYRSQGVHIHNRHIEIIVRQITSKVLVSEDGMSNVFLPGELIGLLRAERAGRSLEESICYRVLLLGITKTSLNTQSFISEASFQETARVLSKAALRGRIDWLKGLKENVVLGGMMPVGTGFKRIIYRSKQRQYNKITSETKKRIYVIHKKNLGFKNS; this is translated from the coding sequence ATGGCAGAACGGACCAATCTAATGTTTCACAATAAAGTGATAGGTGGAACTGCCATTAAACGACTTATTAGCAGATTAATAGATCACTTCGGAATGGCATATACATCACATATCCTGGATCAAGTCAAGACTCTGGGATTCCGCCAAGCTACGGCTACATCCATTTCATTAGGAATTGATGACCTTTTAACAATACCTTCTAAAGGATGGCTAGTCCGAGATGCTGAACACCAAAATTTGATTTTGGAAAAACAGCATCATTATGGAAATGTACATGCAGTAGAAAAATTACGCCAATCCATTGAGATATGGTATGCTACAAGTGAATATTTTCGACAAGAAATGAATCCTAATTTTAGAATGACCGATCCTTTTAATCCAGTCCATATAATGTCCTTTTCGGGAGCTAGAGGAAATGCATCTCAAGTACACCAATTAGTAGGTATGAGGGGATTAATGTCGGATCCACAAGGACAAATGATTGATTTACCTATTCAAAGCAATTTACGCGAAGGGCTATCTTTAACAGAATATATAATTTCTTGCTACGGAGCTCGTAAAGGGGTTGTAGATACTGCTGTACGAACATCAGATGCTGGATATCTTACACGTAGACTTGTTGAAGTGGTTCAACATATTGTTATACGTCGAACAGATTGTGGTACCATTCGAGGAATTTCAGTAAATACCCAGAATGAAATGATGCCGGAAAGGAGTTGGACACAAACATTAATTGGTCGTGTATTAGCAGACGATATATACAGAGGTTCACGATGCATTGCCATTAGAAATCAAGATATTGGAATTGGACTTTTCAATCGATTGAAAACCTTTCAAACACAACCAATATCTATACGAACTCCTTTTACCTGTAGGAATACATCTTGGATCTGTCGATTGTGTTATGGCCAAAGTCCTACTCAAGGTCACTTGGTGGAATTAGGAGAAGCTGTAGGTATTATTGCGGGCCAATCCATTGGAGAACCGGGCACTCAATTAACATTAAGAACTTTTCATACTGGCGGAGTATTCACAGGGGGTACTGCAGAACAGGTGCGAGCACCTTATAATGGAAAAATTAAATTCAATGAGGATTTGGTTCATCCTACACGTACACGTCACGGGCATCCTGCTTTTCTATGTTATATAGACTTGTATGTTAGTATTGAAAATGGTGACATTATACATAATGTGACTATTCCACCAAAAAGTTTTGTATTAGTTCAAAATAATCAATATGTAAAATCAGAACAAGTGATTGCCGAGATTCTCGCAGGAACATATACTTTGAATTTTAAAGAAAAAGTTCGAAAACATGTTTATTCTGACTTAGAAGGAGAAATGCATTGGAGTACGGATGTGTATCATGCATCAGAATTTAAATATAGTAATGTCCATATCTTACCAAAAACAAGTCATTTATGGATTTTATCAGGAAAATCAGACAGATCCGCTTCAGTCTCTTTTTCAACCCGAAAAGATCAAGATCAATTGAACATTCATTATCTTTCTACAGGAGAAAGAGATATTTGTAACCTTTTAGCAAGTAATAATAAAGTAAGACATAAATTGTTTCGTTTCAATCCTTCTTATAAAAAAGAAAGAAGGATTTCAGATTATTCAAAAAATAATCAAATCATATGTAAAGATCATTGTCATTTTACACATCCTGCTATTTTTCACGATACTACGGATTTATTAGCAAAGAGGCGGAGAAATCGATTCATTATTCCATTTCAATTCCAATCGATTCAAGAACAAGACAAAGCGCTAATGTTAGCTTCCAGTATCTCGATTGAAATACCAATCCATGGTATTTTTCGTAGAAATAGTATTTTTGCTTATTTCGATGATCCTCAATACCGAACACAGAGCTCGGGTATTACTAAATATAGGACTATTGATATAAATTACATTTTTAAAAAAGAGGATTTTTTAATCGAGTATCCAGGAATTAAAGAATTGAAGACAAAATACCAAATTAAAGTAGATCAATTTTTTTTCATTCCCGAAGAAGTGTATATTTTACCAGAATTTTCTTCCATAATGGTACGGAACAATAGTATCATTGAAGTAGATACACCAATCACTGTAAATATAAGAAGTAAAGTAAGCGGGTTGGTTCGATTGGAGAAGAAAAAAAAAAAGATTCAATTAAAAATATTTTCCGGGAATATCTATTTTCCCGGAGAAATGGATAAGATATCCCGACACAGTGCCATGTTGATACCACCGAGAACGGTAAAAAAAAATTCAAAAGGATCAAAAAAAAAAATGAAAAATTGGATCTATGCCCAATGGATCACAATTATGAAAAAAAAGTATTTTGTTTTGGTTCGACCGGTAATTTTATATGAAATAGCAGATAGGATCAATTTAATCCAATTTTTTTCCCAAGATATGTTACAAGAAAGAGATAATCTGGAACTTCAAGTTATTAATTATATTCTTTCTGGAAATGGAAAATCAATTCGGGGAATTTCGAATTCTAATACAAGTATTCAATTAGTTCGGACTTGTTTAGTCTTAAATTGGGATGAAGACAAAAAATTGTCTTCTATCGAAAAAGGGCATGCTTCTTTTGTTGAACTAAGTATAAAAGGTTTAGTTAGATATTTCTTAAAAATGGACTTAGTAAAATCCCATATTTCATATATAAGAAAAAGGAAAGATCCGCTCAGTTCAAGATTTATCTTGGATAATGAGTTGGACTGGACCAACATCAATCCATTTTTTTCTATGGATCCGAGGGAAAAAGTTCAACAATCACTTAGTAAAAATCATGGAACTATTCATATGTTGTTGAATAGAAATGAGAAATGCCGATCTTTGATAATTTTGTCATCATCGAATTGTTTTCAAATACGATCATTCCACGATGGAAAATATTCCAATGGGATAAAAGAAGAAATGAATCCAATTCAAAGAGATCCTCTGATTCCAATTCAAAATTCGTTAGGTCCTTTAGGAATAGCCCTTCAAGTTGCCAATTTTTATTTTTACTTTTTAATTACTCATAATCAGATCTCGATAAATAAAAATTGGCAACTTGACAAATTAAAAAAAACTTTTCAAGTATTAAAATATTATTTAATAGACGAAAACGAGATAATTTATAAATCTGATCTATCTAGTAACATCCTTTTAAATCCATTCTATTTGAATTGGCATTTTTTCCATCATAATTCTTGTGAAAAAAAAACGTTTCCCATAATAAGTATTGGTCAATTTATTTGCGAAAATGTATGTATAGTTCAAACGAAAAATGAACCACACCTTAAATCGGGTCAAATTCTAACTGTTCAAATGGATTCTGTAGGAATAAGATCGGCTAACCCTTATTTGGCGACTCCTGGAACAACTGTTCATGGTCATTATGGAGAAATACTTTCTGAAGGAGATATATTAGTTACATTTATATATCAAAAATCGAGATCAGGTGATATAACACAAGGTCTTCCAAAAGTAGAACAGGTATTAGAAGTTCGTTCGATTGATTCAATATCCATAAACCTAGAAAAGAGAGTGGATACTTGGAATGGGCGTATAACAAGAATTCTTGGCATTCCTTGGGGATTCTTCATTAGTGCTGAGCTAACTATAGCGCAAAGTCGTATTTCTTTGGTTAATCAAATTCAAAAAGTTTATCGATCCCAGGGAGTTCATATTCATAATAGACATATAGAAATTATTGTGCGTCAAATAACATCAAAAGTATTGGTTTCAGAAGATGGAATGTCTAATGTTTTTTTGCCTGGTGAACTAATTGGATTGTTGCGGGCCGAACGAGCTGGCCGTTCCTTAGAAGAGTCGATCTGCTATCGAGTTCTATTATTGGGGATAACAAAAACATCTTTGAATACTCAAAGTTTCATATCTGAAGCAAGTTTTCAAGAAACTGCTAGAGTTTTATCAAAAGCCGCTCTCCGGGGTCGCATAGATTGGTTGAAAGGTCTGAAAGAGAACGTTGTTTTAGGGGGAATGATGCCAGTTGGTACTGGATTCAAAAGAATAATATACCGTTCAAAGCAAAGGCAATATAACAAGATTACCTCGGAAACAAAAAAAAGAATTTATGTGATACATAAAAAGAATCTAGGATTTAAGAATTCCTAA
- the atpH gene encoding ATP synthase CF0 subunit III: MNPIISAASVIAAGLAVGLASIGPGVGQGTAAGQAVEGIARQPEAEGKIRGTLLLSLAFMEALTIYGLVVALALLFANPFV; this comes from the coding sequence ATGAATCCAATTATTTCTGCCGCTTCTGTTATTGCTGCTGGATTGGCCGTAGGGCTTGCTTCTATTGGACCTGGGGTTGGTCAAGGCACTGCCGCAGGGCAAGCTGTAGAGGGGATTGCACGACAACCAGAGGCAGAGGGAAAAATACGGGGTACTTTATTACTTAGTCTGGCTTTTATGGAAGCTTTAACAATTTACGGGCTGGTTGTAGCATTAGCACTTTTATTTGCTAATCCTTTTGTTTAA
- the rps2 gene encoding ribosomal protein S2, translating into MTKRYWNIILEEMMEAGVHFGHGTRKWNPKMSPYISAKRKGIHITNLIRTARFLSESCDLVFDAASGGKQFLIVGTKKKAADSVARAAIRARCHYVNKKWLGGMLTNWYTTKTRLQKFRDLRMQQKTGRFQSFPKKDAALLKRQLAQLETYLGGIQYMKGLPDIVIIVDQQEEYTALRECITLEIPTICLIDTNSDPDLADISIPANDDAIASIRLILNKLVFAICEGRSRYIRNS; encoded by the coding sequence ATGACAAAAAGATATTGGAACATAATTTTGGAAGAGATGATGGAAGCTGGAGTTCATTTTGGCCACGGTACTAGAAAATGGAATCCTAAAATGTCACCTTATATATCTGCAAAACGTAAGGGTATTCATATTACAAATCTTATTAGAACTGCTCGGTTTTTATCAGAATCTTGTGATTTAGTTTTTGATGCAGCAAGTGGGGGAAAACAATTCTTAATTGTTGGTACAAAAAAAAAAGCAGCTGATTCAGTAGCACGGGCTGCAATAAGAGCTCGGTGTCATTATGTTAATAAAAAATGGCTCGGCGGTATGTTAACGAATTGGTATACTACAAAAACACGACTTCAAAAGTTCAGGGACTTGAGAATGCAACAAAAGACGGGGAGATTCCAGAGTTTTCCAAAAAAAGATGCCGCTCTATTGAAGAGACAATTAGCTCAATTGGAAACATATCTTGGCGGCATTCAATATATGAAGGGTTTACCTGATATTGTAATAATCGTCGATCAACAAGAAGAATATACGGCTCTTCGAGAATGTATAACTTTGGAAATTCCAACAATTTGTTTAATTGATACAAATAGTGACCCGGACCTCGCTGATATTTCAATTCCAGCTAATGATGATGCTATAGCCTCAATTCGATTAATTCTTAACAAATTAGTTTTTGCAATTTGTGAGGGTCGGTCTAGATATATACGAAATTCTTGA
- the atpI gene encoding ATP synthase CF0 subunit IV — MNVLLCSINTLKRLYDISAVEVGQHFYWQIGGFLVHAQVLITSWVVIAILLVSAILVIRNLQTIPTFGQNLFEYVLEFIRDVSKTQIGEEYGPWVPFIGTLFLFIFVSNWSGALLPWKIIQLPHGELAAPTNDINTTVALALLTSVAYFYAGLSKKGLAYFSKYIQPTPILLPINILEDFTKPLSLSFRLFGNILADELVVVVLVSLVPLVVPIPVMFLGLFTSGIQALIFATLAAAYIGESIEGHH; from the coding sequence ATGAATGTTTTATTATGCTCTATCAACACATTAAAAAGATTATACGATATATCTGCTGTGGAAGTAGGTCAACATTTCTATTGGCAAATAGGGGGTTTCCTAGTACATGCCCAAGTACTTATTACTTCTTGGGTTGTAATTGCTATCTTATTGGTTTCAGCCATTCTAGTTATTCGAAATCTGCAAACCATTCCCACTTTCGGTCAGAATTTATTTGAATATGTTCTTGAATTCATTCGAGACGTGAGCAAAACTCAGATTGGAGAAGAATATGGTCCGTGGGTTCCTTTTATTGGAACTTTGTTTCTATTTATTTTTGTCTCTAATTGGTCAGGGGCTCTTTTACCTTGGAAAATCATCCAATTACCTCATGGGGAGTTAGCTGCACCCACAAATGATATAAATACTACCGTTGCATTAGCTTTACTTACATCAGTTGCATATTTCTATGCGGGTCTTTCAAAAAAAGGATTAGCTTATTTTAGTAAATACATCCAACCAACTCCAATCCTTTTACCGATTAACATATTAGAAGATTTCACAAAACCCTTATCCCTTAGTTTTCGACTTTTCGGAAATATATTAGCTGATGAATTAGTAGTTGTTGTTCTTGTTTCTTTAGTACCTTTAGTAGTTCCTATACCTGTCATGTTCCTTGGATTATTCACAAGCGGTATTCAAGCTCTCATTTTTGCTACTTTAGCTGCGGCTTATATAGGTGAATCCATTGAAGGCCATCATTGA
- the atpA gene encoding ATP synthase CF1 alpha subunit, whose amino-acid sequence MVTIRADEISQIIRERIEQYNTEVKIVNTGTVLQVGDGIARIYGLDEVMAGELVEFEEGTIGIALNLESKNVGVVLMGDGLLIQEGSSVKATGRIAQIPVSEAYLSRVINALAKPIDGRGEISASESRLIESPAPGIISRRSVYEPLQTGLIAIDSMIPIGRGQRELIIGDRQTGKTAVATDTILNQQGQNVICVYVAVGQKASSVAQVVTTLQERGAMEYTIVVAETADSPATLQYLAPYTGAALAEYFMYRERHTLIIYDDLSKQAQAYRQMSLLLRRPPGREAYPGDVFYLHSRLLERAAKLSSQLGEGSMTALPIVETQSGDVSAYIPTNVISITDGQIFLSADLFNAGIRPAINVGISVSRVGSAAQIKAMKQVAGKLKLELAQFAELEAFAQFASDLDKATQNQLARGQRLRELLKQSQSAPLTVEEQIVTIYTGTNGYLDSLEIGQVRKFLVELRAYLKTNKPQFKEIISSTKTFTGEAEALLKDAIKEQMELFLFQEQVEKN is encoded by the coding sequence ATGGTAACCATTCGTGCAGATGAAATTAGTCAAATTATCCGTGAACGCATTGAGCAATATAATACAGAAGTCAAAATTGTAAATACAGGTACCGTACTTCAAGTAGGCGATGGTATTGCTCGTATTTATGGTCTTGATGAAGTAATGGCGGGTGAATTGGTGGAATTTGAAGAAGGTACTATAGGCATTGCTTTGAATTTGGAATCAAAAAATGTTGGTGTTGTATTAATGGGTGATGGTTTGCTGATACAAGAGGGAAGTTCAGTAAAAGCAACAGGAAGAATTGCTCAGATACCTGTAAGTGAAGCTTATTTGAGTCGTGTTATAAATGCCCTGGCTAAACCAATTGACGGTCGAGGAGAAATTTCAGCTTCGGAATCTCGATTAATAGAATCTCCCGCTCCCGGTATTATTTCAAGACGTTCGGTATATGAGCCTCTCCAAACAGGACTTATTGCTATTGATTCGATGATCCCCATAGGACGGGGCCAGCGAGAATTAATTATTGGAGACAGACAAACAGGTAAAACAGCAGTAGCCACAGATACAATTCTCAATCAACAGGGACAAAATGTAATATGTGTTTATGTAGCTGTTGGTCAAAAAGCATCTTCTGTGGCTCAAGTGGTGACTACTTTACAAGAAAGAGGAGCAATGGAATACACTATTGTAGTAGCTGAAACAGCGGATTCTCCAGCTACGTTACAATACCTCGCGCCTTATACAGGAGCAGCTCTGGCTGAATATTTTATGTACCGTGAACGCCACACTTTAATCATTTATGACGATCTCTCCAAACAAGCACAGGCTTATAGGCAAATGTCTCTTCTATTACGAAGACCACCAGGTCGCGAAGCTTATCCAGGGGATGTTTTTTATTTACATTCGCGTCTTTTGGAAAGAGCCGCTAAATTAAGTTCTCAGTTAGGCGAAGGAAGTATGACTGCTTTACCAATAGTTGAAACTCAATCGGGAGATGTTTCAGCTTATATTCCTACGAATGTAATTTCCATTACAGATGGCCAAATATTCTTATCGGCCGATCTATTCAATGCTGGAATAAGACCCGCTATTAATGTCGGTATTTCAGTTTCCAGAGTTGGATCGGCGGCTCAAATAAAAGCCATGAAACAAGTAGCTGGTAAATTAAAATTGGAATTAGCACAATTCGCAGAATTAGAAGCTTTTGCACAATTCGCTTCTGATCTAGATAAAGCTACTCAAAATCAATTAGCAAGAGGTCAACGATTGCGCGAGTTGCTTAAACAATCCCAATCAGCTCCTCTTACTGTGGAAGAACAGATAGTAACTATTTATACCGGAACGAATGGTTATCTTGATTCATTAGAAATTGGACAGGTAAGGAAATTTCTTGTTGAGTTACGTGCTTACTTAAAGACGAATAAACCTCAATTCAAAGAAATCATATCTTCTACCAAGACATTCACTGGCGAAGCAGAAGCCCTTTTAAAGGACGCTATTAAAGAACAGATGGAACTCTTTTTATTCCAGGAACAAGTAGAAAAAAATTGA